Sequence from the Phycisphaerales bacterium genome:
GGACGCATCTGCGCAAGCGACACGATGTCATCCGCCTGCGTCTTATTGAGCAGGTCCCATGATGCCCAGCGCAGGCCGTCCACCATGGGAGCGTGCGTCAGGCCGTCGCGGATGAACTTCGTCAGCTTGCGGATGGGCAGCTCCGGCAGCGCGTCATCCAGAACGGGGAGCACGACCCGGGGCTTCGCGGGGTCGGGGATCAGGTACGCCCACGCGCGCTCCGCGTCGCCGCTCATGCGGTACACGAATGCCCAGTTCCACACCCCGTGCCAGGCGATGTCCTCCTTCACGCCCTCGCAGGCGCGGAGCTTCTGGCGGGTGTGCTCGATCAGCGCGGCGGACTGCTTGTTGAAGGGGGCGAGGAGGTCGTCGGGTGTAGGAGCCTTGTAGCGGTCCAGCCAGGCAAGACGTGTCTTGGATGGGGCCGACATGGGTGGACTCCGTTGACTGCTGCCACAAGCAAGGGAGGACGCTGAGCTTGCGGGTGCGCCACGCCAGAGTTGGTGTGGGGGTGCACCAGAGGGATTCTTGGCCCGATCCTTCACCCGGTCCAGCACTAGGTTCATACGGGCGGCAGGTTTACAGCCAGCCCCGCCGGCTGGGTTGCACCCCGGTAGGATGTAGGGAGCCTCGAAGCTCATCAGGAAGCCCCCAGTGCCTGACAAAACCCAATCAGAAGTCTCCGCCGCCCCCGCCTCCCCCGAGCTCGACGTGCAGGGCTGCTCCGTCCTCCTCGTGGATGACAACGAGCAGAACCTTGAGCTGCTGCTGGCATACCTCGAGGAACTAGGGTGCGAGCTGAGGACCGCGGCCGACGGCATCGAGGCTCTCGACGAACTGGGCAAGCGGCGGCCGGACCTGATCCTGCTCGACGTCATGATGCCCCGCATGAGCGGGTTTCAGGTGTGCTCAAAGATCAAAAAGGATGCCGGGCTGCGGGATATCCCGGTCGTGATGGTCACGGCTCTGAACGAAGTCGCCGACGTGGAGCGGGCGGTGGAGAGCGGCGCCGACGACTTCCTGAC
This genomic interval carries:
- a CDS encoding response regulator, encoding MPDKTQSEVSAAPASPELDVQGCSVLLVDDNEQNLELLLAYLEELGCELRTAADGIEALDELGKRRPDLILLDVMMPRMSGFQVCSKIKKDAGLRDIPVVMVTALNEVADVERAVESGADDFLTKPVNRLELVTRVRSLLRVSMLQRQLKQTMAELRKLGG